The Lates calcarifer isolate ASB-BC8 linkage group LG24, TLL_Latcal_v3, whole genome shotgun sequence sequence GTGTCAGGGAACTGAAGtaccaccacaaaaacattaaattatctTTCTTTAATTCTGGTGCAGTGAGGGGAGtagaaaaagacacaatgtGAAAATTGAATTTTTGGTCAAAGCAACATTTAATGAGACTgtgaacataaaaatatattttgacaacaaaataaaaattaattctTGACATCCTTTTCCTCATCCTCTAAGTGGACCATTTGCTTCTCCACCTTCAGCAGTTTCACTCctaaagagaaagaagaaaaggcttcttgtttttgtgatgAATGTGACAATAGAAACAGCAACATAAAACTACAGAAGGGGACCTACACAACATTAGGCGGGATTGATTTATAGACTTCCTTCAACAGGCTTGAAATAGTCACTCGACTGGGATATATCTGCTTGTACCCATGCATTACTATGTCTCCAAACAAACACTTGGCAAAGACCGTATCCTGGATTCTGTCATGTGCTCTGAATTCAAGGAACACcagacaccaccaccaccaccaggtcaCCATGCAAGGAACACCAGAGAACCTTGGCCTGAGAACTGACTGAGACTGTGCCAGGAACCACGGTTTCGTTTCACATCTCATCCCGCAGCACGGCCCACCACAAGCTTCCAGAATAGTAATGCCTTCACTGCAAAGAATCCCAGCTTAGCAGCCCATTCCCTTCCAGGGGGCTTCATTGTAAAAACAGTACAAGCTCCTTCAACCATCCACACCTGATCACACCAGGTGAAAGTGTGCACCTAGGGGGACAAGCCACCATGAAGACAAGTCTCAGATGGATCCTACAACACTGGTCAAATACCTCATGCCACTGGCTTTTTGTAGAGgaaaccagggtgatgctaacttccaggctggtctacaaaaatacataatcCCTGCACCCCTCTATTAACTAGAGTGGTATATGACACCATCATGACATCACATGTGACAGCTGTGGGgaacacacagtgagacagcAATGACCCTGGACAAGAGACTGAATAGAACCACTCGCAACGTCCACTGGGAGATCAGATGTCATCAAGGGCATTCACATCTAACTTCATGATGGCAACCACTCAATGCAAGTGATAGCTCcagaaaaagctagtaagtgcTAATGGTCCATTACCATATGAAATCATGCttgcgtgtgtgcgtgtaaaCACCACCTACCTGGTATATGTGGAGGAGAGTTGAGGACGGGTGTGTCCTTTCTGCGAGGCTTCTTCAGGTGGTCTTCCTCCTGATTCTCTGCACAGAGAGTCTGTTCCTTGTCTTCATCATCCTCCATCACTGACTTCCTCTCCACCACACTCTCCAGGGCCTCCTGGTCTGTCACGCAGACgaacaaaatgttaaactgttaGCCAACATCACTACACCTCTCCTGATCTgtccaggggaaaaaaaatcacttaaataACAGCTTTGTTATTAGTTATACATTCACACTTTTTACATGCAGGtgaaacatgataaaaataGTTAGAAGGCTACATTCTGAAGATTTGTGCTCATGTAACAGTCCTGTTTACAACAGCTAATGCTGTTAGGTTGTCTAAGCTGGTATTTATGCTCTTTTTGGTTTTAACAGAGATGACCTGATGCTTTTTAGACTGGTCAGTATTGAAATTATGATGAAATTACAGTTGAAATTTCAGGCAGTATTTTAAACCCAAACATTGAGGGGAAAAAGCACTAAACACTAATTTTCATTAATATTCACTACATGTACTTGATTATTCTTTACATCATGCTATTTAGTACATTTATCAGAAGCACAATGTAAACtatgtttaaattaaaatattgtattatttgCTTACAGTGTTTGCTGTCCTGTGTCATCAGTCGATGTTCAGAATCCAGGGTTAATGTTATATAGCTCGCCGTCATCTCTGAGGCCCTCTGGGCTTTCTGCACAGatcacataacacacacacacacacatacattcataatACATTATTCATTGATTAGTGGACCATATAACACTAACAAAGGATAGAGCACTTCAGCGCTCTGTGTTTGACTGCCTCACTGACACATCTGATTTACTcttattttgcttttaaaactgcatcaATACAAACTTTAATCAAATCATCAAATTCAAACAGCAGTTTTTGTCTACTACATAAGACCTATATCACGTTTACACCTTTAGTATTTTATCTtaacaaaatatattaatggAAAACatatgttttaacattttgtcaaGTAAGTAGATGCAAGAAATTTGTTCCTAATTGTTTCTGATTTTCCAAATGGACAACATCAGCAGCCAGCATGGCACAT is a genomic window containing:
- the ppp1r17 gene encoding protein phosphatase 1, regulatory subunit 17-like; amino-acid sequence: MQRGEDAPPPSFITQSHTAPVCLCHTAETEKAQRASEMTASYITLTLDSEHRLMTQDSKHYQEALESVVERKSVMEDDEDKEQTLCAENQEEDHLKKPRRKDTPVLNSPPHIPGVKLLKVEKQMVHLEDEEKDVKN